TCTACAAACTGAGAGTCATTCCCTGATCCGGGTTGACTTCCGGTACAGCTTCGGAGGACGGAGAATCCTGCTGCACGCTTCTGAGCATGGCCAGTTCTTCCACGGAAAGGATTTTGTTAATATCCAGAATGATGACAAAATCATCATCCTGTTTACCCATTCCCCGAATGAATTCGGTCTTGATCGTGGTCCCCATTCTGGGCGGCTCTTCAATCATACTCTCGGTCAACTCGATTACTTCCCGCACAGAATCAGCCAGCGCGCCCATAACGGTACTCTCGCCGTCAAATGAAACCTCAACGATAATGATGCAGGTGTTGATTGTATCTTCTGTCCTGCTCATACCGAACTTAAGGCGCATATCCACAACAGGAACCGCGTGCCCCCTCAGATTAATCACCCCGCGCATGAACTTGGGAGTTCTGGGGATTCTGGTAATGGGGGTAAGTTCCAGTACTTCCCGGACGCTGGCAATATCCAGCGCATAAATATCCTTGTTTAAGGTAAACGTCAGATATTGGTTAGTCGTACTATTTATCTCAGCATTCATCTTTCCACCTGCCTCAATTTGATCATCCCTTATAATCTAAAAACAGCCTGATTTGCTGCAACTATATACCAAGCAGACAAAAACAACCAGTGCTTATCAGAATTTTTCAAAATCACTGTCTGAAAAATCACTTCCCATATCAAGGGAAACACCGGCGGAATGATTCGGTTCTGCCTGTACTTCCCTGACCGGGGCAATCGGTGCTGCCGCCTTGGGTGCTGGTGCCGGCCTTACAGTCTGCCGTGAAACGGGCAGGGCCTGCACTCTGGGTGCGGAATGATTGCTTACCCTGAAGAAACTCATTACCTGCTGCAGCTGTTCTGCCTGACTGGAAAGCTCTTCAGAAGTGGAGGCCATTTCCTCGGAAGCGGAAGCATTCTGCTGGGTAACCTGGTCAAGCTGCTGCACAGCCTTGTTGATCTGCTCTGCACCGGAAAGCTGTTCGCTGCTGCCCGCGGCAATCTCCTGCACCAGTTCAGCGGTCTTCCTGATATCAGGAACAAGCTGGTTCAACATTTCTCCGGCACGTTCCGCTACATTCACAGTGCTGGAAGAGAGCTCGCCGATCTCGCCTGCGGCTGCACCGCTTCGCTCGGCAAGCTTGCGAACTTCAGCGGCAACAACGGCAAATCCCTTACCATGTTCTCCGGCACGGGCAGCTTCAATGGCGGCGTTAAGGGCCAAGAGATTGGTCTGACGGGCGATTTCTTCAATGATGGAAATCTTTTCCGCAATATTTTTCATGGCATCAACAGCTTTGATGACGGCTTCGCCACCTTCTTCCGCCTGCTGAGAGGACTGCAGGGCAATCTGCTCGGTCTGTTGTGCGTTTTCAGCATTCTGTCTAATATTTGCTGTCATTTCTTCCATGGAAGAGGAGACTTCCTCCACATTGGCAGCCTGCTCAGTGGAAGCCTGAGAAAGGCTTTCAGCAGTAGCGGAAAGCTCCTCACTGCCGGAAGCAACATTCTCGGAAGAGACACCCACCTCGGCAACAACCGAAGAAAGTCTGACCACCATATCGTTGAGGGCGGCTGCCAGCACGCCTATTTCATCTCGCTGGTCAATATCCAGAGTTCTGGTAAAGTCACCCTGTGCCATGTGCTCGGCAAAGGATACCCCCTTGCGAATGGGAGTGGTGATGATTTTGGTAACGGTGATGGAAATTATGGCACCACACAAAAGAGCCAAAGCCAGACCGCCCAGTATCATGGAAAAAGAGGTGCTGATCACATCCTGAGCCGCAACCTGCTGGCTGTTAAGCAGACTTTGGCTCTGCTCAAGGGCATCAGCACCCACCACAGCCATGGCTTTCAATTCCTTTCCCTGAGATTTAGTTCTATCTACGACAAGGTTAAAACCATCAAGGTAGGTACGGGCAGCATTTTCAAGACCGTTCACGTCCAAATCATCATTGCCTGCAATCCAGCTGTTCCTGCTTAGCAAACCGCATTTATCGATAACTGAATTCAAAATGGAACGGGTTTCTTTTATATATTCGTCTTTCCCCGTCCTCAAATAATTTGAAAAAGTAAAACGACTGGTAATAAATTCTTTCTCAATTTCTGAAATCATTGAGAATGAATCAAATATATTCTGCATCTCAATAGAGGTATCTCCCTCAATCATGCCCTTATGCATAGCGCTTGCGGCGTGCTCGCCTATCTGCTTTACACTCTTTGCAAGATCCCCAACAGCAGCAACACAATTAGAGACTGCAATATTTTTTTCATTTTCCAGCTTAGCATACCGTTCAAATATCACATTATATTCAGCGGCCTCGCTGGCGATAGAGTTAACCTCCTGTAGCCCCTTGCCTGAAAATTTATTTTTGTTTGCGGAAATGTTCCGACCAATTTCATTGATTGAATTGTTAAATTTATCTTTGTATTCATCGGTGCCCCGCAAAGTATAATAGAGCACCATCAATCTTGAATTGTACATGTCAGTAACGGCATTGCTGACCACTTCGGTTCGTGTGGATTCATCTGCAACTTTTGAAAGTCCGTACCAGCCCACAGCACCGACAACAGCTGTCAGCACCAGCACAACCACAAATCCCCCGCCAATCTTCAAACCGAGCTTCAAGTTTTTGAACATCCGATGTTCTCCTGTTAGTCCTGATCTACTTGTGATTATCGCGTTACATTAAGAAATTAATTTCATTTAAAACATGCAGCTAATAACAAAAAGAATTATGTAATTAGTAACAATTCTGCAGCATTTAAAAGAAGTTTGCCTCGTGGCAAGCAGACTATCACCGGAGATGTTTCCGGATAACCTCCAGAACCTCATCCAATTGGAAAATAGCCTGCGGCATACAGTTTCGAACTGTTTCAAAATCACCTTTTCGCGCAGCATGTTCTATACGTTCAGCCTGAGCAGCAATTGCACCGGCGCGAATGGTCGCAGAAATGCCTTTCAAGGCGTGTGAATATTTAATGACCAAAGCCTGCTCTTCATCTGCCAGAGCCTGCTCCAAAGCTTTCAGTCTTTCGGGAGCGTCCACAACATACACATTCAGAATCTCGGATCCGAGTTCCCGGTCTCCCCCGAGGTGGTTATAGAAACCCTGCTCATCAAAAATAACATCAGACATCTTTGTCCTCCGCATGCTTGCATGCATTGACTGCCCAAAACATCTCTACGAATTAAGCAACTTGAAATATAAAGGTAATTCCATCTTTATTTTTCGTTTGTAAAAACGCTCCTGCCCGGAACGCACTGCCGCAGCACGAGCATTATCAAGCTCAGTGAGTCCTTCATGTATCCGGAAAACTTTGAGATTGTTTATCCCTACTTCAGCACTTATACGCCAATCATCAGGATCGTGCAGCGAAAGGTGGGATAAAAATCCCAGTCTGCTTGGCTCCGCCCCCATAACACCGCGAAAAAGACCGTCCAGACGCCGATAGATCTCTTTATCAGATGGATCACGGTACAAGGCCGCAAAATAGCAATCCGAGGCACATGACGGGATACCCCTGATCTCGTCAAAAGCAACTCCGGAACGTATACCCAAACCGCATTTCTGGAGAGCATCCCCCCAGAGCACTAACAGATGAACCTCGTTTTCAGGTCTGGCGATTGATTCAGGACTGTCACCGCTCCTGTATGCGTACCAGAAATGTTTTGCAACGTCCCACAGCTTGAGCTTAGCAGCACAAAGAGAAGCCGTCATGTTAAAATAACAATCACTACTAACCATACTTTTATCGAGAAAAGGCCTGATCATTGCCATAAACGGATCAGTTAACTCGGAACGCGTAAAAATCCTGAGCAAAGCAGCATCCCGCTGGTCACTCCTCTCAAGCCTGAGAAGCCTATTAAGCAGACTTTCCCAGTCAACACCGGGATCACCCGTTTCACCAAGAGAAAATTCAATTAAGCAAAGTAAAAATTCCGTCCGTTGCTCAGTGACCTTTCGTTTACAGGTGTCAGCTGCAATCCTTAAAATAGATTCAGCCCTTGATTGCGCCGAATGATCCTTTAAGACCCGCTCATATGCCGCCAGCCCCAATGCACCGGACCGGGATGGATCATTTACCATTCGATCAAGGATATCTTTAAGTTCCAGCACGTCATGGTAAACTTCTATTTCACGCCCTACCTCAAACAGCTCGCCAAGCTCCTCCCCGATATCAGGGGTAACTACAGCGCACCCGCATGAGGCAGCTTCAAAAAGACGAAAATTAACCTCACCAAAAAGGGCTTCATTGGGAACAATACGAGTGTTCCTGTAAACCTCCATCATCTGGGCGGTGCTTAGCCCATCGGCGAGGTTCAAATCATATTGGGACTTCAAAAAATCCACAAACCAGATCCTGGAACGCCTCTGGCTGGTAACCCGGCCAACAAATGTCAGATCATTTTTACGCCCGGTGTGGGGAATAATCCGTCTTCCGTCTGCAGCATCTATTGAAGGACTCCCCATCCAGGGCATCCACTTAACTGCAGCTCCGCAAACTTTTTGTAATTTGGGAACAAATTTTTTTTGGGTAGTAAGCACACAATCGAAAAGATCAGCATAATATCCATGCCAATGCATATTCATGTGTGTATCCACAGACCAGAAAATTTTTATGCAATCTAGTTCGTTCAGCCCACCCAGAAGAATCCTCTTACCCAGAAATTCCTGTTGAAAAATTAAGTCGGGCACAAACTGCATTCCCTCCAGTACGGCAGGAAGATCAAGCACTTGTTCTTGAGCATAATTGTACTCAACAACACATCCTGCATGCTTAAATGCTTCCACAAGAGAAGGATTGCAATTTATTAACAAAAACTTATGCATGCAGCTGGTATACTCTAAGCCAAGCTAAAATGGAAAGCTAAATTAATTGCTTAAGAATTAATTTAGCTCACGCACAGAAATTGATTATCAAACTCAAAAACTAAACGCAATACAATTTACAGGACAATAAAGTACGATTACACGGCTGTCCGCTTCCTGCGAACGAAGAGGTCACAATATCAACCGTAGTAACTCCATCAGTCAGGGATTCCAAAGGGGATTATYCCCTTTGGCCGCCGGAGGCCCTAAAAGCACAATTGTCCATAACGCAAAAAGCTCCGCACATGGCAGGATGTACGAAGCCCCAAAAAGTAAAAGGTCCGTTCAAATGAATGAACGGACCTTTTAAAATAAAAGCTTGCGACGACCTACTTTCCCACTGGCTACCCAGCAGTATCATCGGCGATGGAGAGCTTAACTTCCGAGTTCGGAATGGAGTCGGGTGTGACCTCTCCTCAATGGTCGCAAGCAAATTTGCTTGCTCTCGATGAGCAAAATATATGGTTGAAATAGAGAAGTTTTTTAATCCCACGAGCCTTCAGGCTCGTATTTTATAACTTTGCTTAGTGTGCGTCAGATGTGGAGTTTTCAATTTCATTTGTTGGTGAAGTGTATCTAAATACACGAGCCGACAAATTAAATTTAAAACTTCGCAGATG
This genomic interval from Desulfovibrio sp. JC010 contains the following:
- a CDS encoding chemotaxis protein CheW produces the protein MNAEINSTTNQYLTFTLNKDIYALDIASVREVLELTPITRIPRTPKFMRGVINLRGHAVPVVDMRLKFGMSRTEDTINTCIIIVEVSFDGESTVMGALADSVREVIELTESMIEEPPRMGTTIKTEFIRGMGKQDDDFVIILDINKILSVEELAMLRSVQQDSPSSEAVPEVNPDQGMTLSL
- a CDS encoding methyl-accepting chemotaxis protein; translation: MFKNLKLGLKIGGGFVVVLVLTAVVGAVGWYGLSKVADESTRTEVVSNAVTDMYNSRLMVLYYTLRGTDEYKDKFNNSINEIGRNISANKNKFSGKGLQEVNSIASEAAEYNVIFERYAKLENEKNIAVSNCVAAVGDLAKSVKQIGEHAASAMHKGMIEGDTSIEMQNIFDSFSMISEIEKEFITSRFTFSNYLRTGKDEYIKETRSILNSVIDKCGLLSRNSWIAGNDDLDVNGLENAARTYLDGFNLVVDRTKSQGKELKAMAVVGADALEQSQSLLNSQQVAAQDVISTSFSMILGGLALALLCGAIISITVTKIITTPIRKGVSFAEHMAQGDFTRTLDIDQRDEIGVLAAALNDMVVRLSSVVAEVGVSSENVASGSEELSATAESLSQASTEQAANVEEVSSSMEEMTANIRQNAENAQQTEQIALQSSQQAEEGGEAVIKAVDAMKNIAEKISIIEEIARQTNLLALNAAIEAARAGEHGKGFAVVAAEVRKLAERSGAAAGEIGELSSSTVNVAERAGEMLNQLVPDIRKTAELVQEIAAGSSEQLSGAEQINKAVQQLDQVTQQNASASEEMASTSEELSSQAEQLQQVMSFFRVSNHSAPRVQALPVSRQTVRPAPAPKAAAPIAPVREVQAEPNHSAGVSLDMGSDFSDSDFEKF
- a CDS encoding Hpt domain-containing protein, producing MSDVIFDEQGFYNHLGGDRELGSEILNVYVVDAPERLKALEQALADEEQALVIKYSHALKGISATIRAGAIAAQAERIEHAARKGDFETVRNCMPQAIFQLDEVLEVIRKHLR
- a CDS encoding glycosyltransferase, translating into MHKFLLINCNPSLVEAFKHAGCVVEYNYAQEQVLDLPAVLEGMQFVPDLIFQQEFLGKRILLGGLNELDCIKIFWSVDTHMNMHWHGYYADLFDCVLTTQKKFVPKLQKVCGAAVKWMPWMGSPSIDAADGRRIIPHTGRKNDLTFVGRVTSQRRSRIWFVDFLKSQYDLNLADGLSTAQMMEVYRNTRIVPNEALFGEVNFRLFEAASCGCAVVTPDIGEELGELFEVGREIEVYHDVLELKDILDRMVNDPSRSGALGLAAYERVLKDHSAQSRAESILRIAADTCKRKVTEQRTEFLLCLIEFSLGETGDPGVDWESLLNRLLRLERSDQRDAALLRIFTRSELTDPFMAMIRPFLDKSMVSSDCYFNMTASLCAAKLKLWDVAKHFWYAYRSGDSPESIARPENEVHLLVLWGDALQKCGLGIRSGVAFDEIRGIPSCASDCYFAALYRDPSDKEIYRRLDGLFRGVMGAEPSRLGFLSHLSLHDPDDWRISAEVGINNLKVFRIHEGLTELDNARAAAVRSGQERFYKRKIKMELPLYFKLLNS